In one window of Notolabrus celidotus isolate fNotCel1 chromosome 15, fNotCel1.pri, whole genome shotgun sequence DNA:
- the LOC117826705 gene encoding dentin sialophosphoprotein-like yields the protein MRLCRLSIPWELKYAEDNILWSPFCKHELENAVAVEHLELQEQQSDRKELEETLDKLEEHKDQLIVQIKATRQLCYEESQQILSLQSEEVKKEGQVEEYERELARARWRLKKLREEVKQAKRKVEEAGERDTPLQDSIRQSYEEILQEENTLCSLSGGAVTPESQLEESTSPADTTEDDPLPMKPWGRSQSLPAYADLIMRASGSSFSNNLVGTREEADDSGTSSTKMDRSDIEDYPEEGETFDEEEKEREKEESDVNPNPVSQLDFYQADPFAHLPQPDHDLFNEDLFPKTDSSDGFASDPFKGSDPFAADVLFPEGNASADEGAGNGGEEADTSLSCAENKASTGTQCFESEFPDEDSDIEISYSREDLDAIAVADDPRGFKPIQSSSEELGPEPIQGWRSQGQYSVESDPNGYELDLSAVSPPSDIEEQSLGSLAGETKTEATEDQIQGQRSGAAQAVPALSEQVSLEADWVTGNREETLSCDVTSSQGAEWANIIKEETRNPATPQNSLDMQNVFTQPDPDQQRELSFEYEPSSQSSFDPYGFKLSPEHSSHTLLDPDEAELSPAPSESDLTFDPEPPSTQPDQPDFDPYGFDVTSPQMERDSDPYGFKLSPEEENQEVLGLCRSDSSKQQEPPNYSNQKELEPQTHENQEVLEQCGLEEQLDLCNNGNQEVLETLSPDNWELVNNDLSDPCSRSNQEVLDPYHNITTGELLEPCTYDNQQVLESHSHGNQELLDFSLPENQEVLDLDSHGNQELLDFSCKENQEVLVSGSHSNQEVHDLSSNENQELVDLGSHDNQEVLDLFSRGVFPEANNNRCAVEPEHDASPTNNSSDSDVTSEDLLGLELSNTSICTTNKTITNTPDTRNAAIRNTATSQNFVTSNNPTGHSLLDGDLGSVFGAGGYIGCPDVADDLEPLERRQPKPIVEQVRPVRPVRPPRPSLKAKDKAQSQTQGFDLK from the exons ATGCGCTTGTGCAGGCTCTCTATTCCCTGGGAGCTGAAATATGCCGAGGACAATATACTGTGGAGTCCTTTCTGTAAACAT GAGCTGGAAAATGCCGTGGCCGTGGAGCATTTGGAGCTTCAGGAGCAGCAGTCTGACCGcaaggagctggaggagactCTGGATAAGTTAGAGGAACACAAAGATCAGCTGATTGTGCAAATTAAAGCGACCAGACAGCTCTGCTACGAAGAGAGTCAGCAG ATCCTGTCTCTGCAGTcggaggaggtgaagaaggaGGGCCAGGTGGAGGAGTATGAGAGGGAACTTGCCAGAGCCAGGTGGAGGCTGAAGAAGctcagagaggaggtgaagcagGCCaagaggaaggtggaggaggcTGGGGAGAGGGACACTCCTCTGCAGGACTCCATCAGACAGTCCTATGAAGAGATCCTGCAG GAGGAGAACACCCTGTGTTCTCTGTCAGGAGGTGCAGTCACTCCAGAGAGCCAGCTGGAGGAGTCGACATCTCCTGCAGACACCACTGAGGATGATCCGCTTCCTATGAAGCCGTGGGGAAGGAGCCAATCACTGCCCGCCTATGCTGACCTGATTATG AGGGCCAGTGGCTCGTCCTTCAGCAATAACCTCGTCGGTACCAGAGAAGAAGCTGACGACAGTGGGACCAGCTCAACAAAG aTGGACAGATCTGACATCGAGGATTACCCAGAGGAGGGGGAGACATTCgatgaagaggaaaaagagagggagaaggaggagtcCGATGTAAACCCAAACCCTGTCAGCCAGCTGGACTTCTACCAGGCCGACCCCTTCGCTCACCTCCCGCAGCCTGACC ATGACCTCTTCAATGAAGATCTCTTCCCCAAAACGGACTCATCCG ATGGATTTGCTTCAGATCCTTTTAAAGGCAGCGACCCTTTCGCCGCAGACGTTTTGTTCCCTGAGGGGAATGCCAGCGCTGATGAAGGGGCAGGAAACGGCGGCGAAGAGGCGGACACCAGTCTGTCCTGCGCTGAAAACAAGGCCTCAACGGGAACTCAGTGCTTCGAGTCCGAGTTCCCCGACGAAGACAGCGACATCGAGATCAGCTACAGCCGAGAGGACCTGGACGCCATCGCTGTGGCCGACGATCCTCGGGGATTCAAACCGATTCAGAGCTCGTCAGAGGAGCTGGGGCCAGAGCCCATACAGGGCTGGAGGTCTCAGGGTCAGTACTCTGTGGAGTCAGACCCTAATGGGTATGAGCTGGACCTCAGTGCTGTGTCCCCTCCCTCTGACATTGAAGAACAGAGCCTGGGATCTCTAGCTGGAGAGACTAAAACTGAGGCAACAGAAGATCAGATACAAG GTCAGAGGTCGGGTGCAGCTCAGGCTGTTCCTGCGCTCAGTGAGCAAGTCTCCCTGGAAGCCGATTGGGTAACGGGCAACAGAGAGGAAACCCTGTCATGTGACGTTACCTCCAGCCAGGGGGCAGAATGGGCAAACATCATCAAGGAGGAAACCCGAAACCCTGCGACTCCTCAGAACTCGCTGGACATGCAGAATGTTTTCACCCAGCCAGACCCGGATCAGCAAAGAGAGCTCAGCTTTGAGTACGAACCCTCTAGTCAGTCTTCCTTTGACCCATATGGGTTTAAACTCAGCCCAGAACACTCTAGTCATACCCTCTTGGACCCCGATGAGGCCGAACTGAGCCCTGCACCCTCTGAAAGTgatctgacctttgaccccgagCCCCCTTCCACACAACCAGACCAGCCGGACTTTGATCCCTATGGGTTCGATGTTACTTCCCCTCAAATGGAACGAGACTCGGACCCTTACGGCTTTAAGCTCAGTCCTGAGGAGGAGAACCAGGAGGTGCTCGGGTTGTGCCGCAGTGACAGTAGCAAGCAGCAGGAACCACCGAACTATAGCAACCAGAAAGAACTGGAACCTCAAACCCATGAAAACCAGGAAGTGCTTGAACAGTGTGGCCTCGAGGAGCAGCTGGATCTGTGTAACAATGGAAACCAGGAAGTGCTGGAAACTTTGAGCCCTGATAACTGGGAGCTGGTGAACAATGACCTCTCTGATCCCTGTAGTCGTTCCAACCAGGAGGTGTTGGACCCCTATCACAATATCACCACAGGGGAACTACTTGAACCGTGTACCTATGACAACCAACAAGTGCTGGAATCTCACAGCCATGGCAATCAGGAGCTGCTGGATTTTTCTCTTCCTGAAAACCAGGAGGTGCTTGATTTAGATAGCCATGGCAATCAAGAACTACTGGACTTCAGTTGCAAAGAAAACCAGGAAGTACTAGTTTCAGGCAGCCACAGCAACCAGGAAGTCCACGATCTCAGTAGCAATGAAAATCAGGAACTGGTAGACTTAGGTAGCCATGATAACCAGGAAGTGCTGGACCTGTTTAGTCGGGGAGTTTTCCCTGAAGCAAACAATAACCGGTGTGCTGTGGAACCAGAGCACGATGCAAGTCCCACCAATAACAGCTCAGACAGCGATGTCACATCAGAAGACCTGCTGGGACTTGAACTCAGTAACACCAGTATCTGCACTACCAACAAAACAATCACCAACACCCCTGACACCCGCAACGCAGCGATCAGAAACACGGCCACGAGCCAGAACTTTGTGACCTCCAACAATCCTACCGGTCATAGTCTGCTAGACGGGGATCTGGGATCAGTGTTCGGGGCCGGAGGATACATCGGGTGTCCAGATGTGGCTGATGACCTGGAACCTCTGGAGAGAAGGCAACCAAAACCAATAGTAGAGCAAGTTCGACCAGTAAGACCAGTGAGGCCTCCTCGACCTTCTCTCAAG gcCAAGGACAAGGCTCAGTCCCAGACTCAGGGCTTTGACCTGAAGTGA